The sequence below is a genomic window from Wyeomyia smithii strain HCP4-BCI-WySm-NY-G18 chromosome 1, ASM2978416v1, whole genome shotgun sequence.
ttgagctcagaatcgccgaaaagtgcttcctaaagcCAGTAAaggccaaaaacgaaaatgatcccaaattgagctcagaatcgctgaaaagttctgcctaaggccaaaaaagaaaataatcccaaattgagctcaaaatcgctgaaaattctccctaaggccagaaaaagtaaaaaaaaaacgatccaaaattgagctcaaaattgccgaaaagttccagaaaaggccaaaaaagaaaatgatcccaaattgagctcgaaatcGCTGAAAGTTCtccctaaggccagaaaagcaaagaaaagaaaatgatcccaaattgagctcacaatcgccgaaaagtgattCCTAAGGCcagtaaaggccaaaaaagaaaatgatcccaaattgagctcagaatcgccaaaaaatgcttcctaaggccaaaaacgaaaaggatcccaaattgagctcagaggcgctgaaaagtgcttcctagggccagaaaaggccaaaaaagaaaatgatcccaaactgagctcagaatagctaaAAAAATTCTTCCTAAGGCCTgataaggccaaaaaagaaaatggtctcaaattgagcttaaaattgccgaaaagtgcttcccaaggtgagaaaaggccaaaatagaaaatgatcccaaattgagctcagaatcgccaaaaaatgcttcctaaggccagcaaaggccaaaaaagaaaatgatcccgaaccgagctcagaatcgctgaaaagtgcttcctaaggccagaaaatgccaaaaaagaaaatgatcccaaaatgagctcagaatcgagaaaaaatgcttcctaaggccaggagAGGCCAAAAgcgaatatgatcccaaatcgagctcaaaatcgctgaaaagtgcttcctaaggccagaaaatgccagaaaacaaaatgatcccaaattgagctcagaatcgctgaaagtTCTCCCTAAggccaaaaataaaaatgttcccaaattgagctcagaagcgCTGataagtgcttcctaaggccagaaaatgccagaaaagaaaatgatcccaaattgagctcagagtcgCCAAAAAATGCTTCATAATGCCtggaaaagccaaaaaagaaaatgatcccaaattgagctcagaatcgctaaaaagtgcttcctaaaaccagaaaaggccaaaaaagaaaatgatcacaaattgagctcaaaatcgctgaaaGTTCTCCCTaaggccaaaaaggaaaatgttcccaaattgagctcagaagcgctgaaaagtgcttcctaaggccagaaaaggccagaaaagaaaatgatcccaaaatgacctcaaaatcgccaaaaaatgCTTCCTGAGGCCTGGAAAAGCCaggaaagaaaatgatcccaaattgagctcagaggcgctgaaaagtgcttccaagaccagaaaaggccaaaaaagaaaatgatcccaaattgagctcagaatcgccaaaaaatgcttcctaaggccaggaaAGACCAAAGaagaaagtgatcccaaatttagctcaaaatcgccaaaaaatgCTTCATAATGCctggaaaagcaaaaaaaagaaaatgatcccaaattgagctcagaatcgctgaaaactgCTTCCttagaccagaaaaggccaaaacagaaaatgatcccaaattgagctcagaagcgctgaaaagtgcttcctaaggccagaaaatgccagagaagaaaatgatcccaaattgagctcagaatcgccaaaaaatgCTTCATAATGCCtggaaaagccaaaaaagaaaatgatcccaaattgagctcagaaccgcTGAAAGTTCTCCCTaaggccaaaaatgaaaatgttcccaaattgagctcagaagcgctgaaaagtgcttcctaaggccagaaaatgccagaaaagaaaatgatcccaaaatgagcttaAAATCGCCAAAAAATGCTTCCTGAGGCCTGGAAAAGCCaggaaagaaaatgatcccaaattgagctcagaatcgccaaaaagtgcttcctaagaccagagaaggccaaaaaagaaaataatcccaaattgagctcaaaatcgctggAAATTCTCCCTAAGAccagaaaaagacaaaaaaaacgatcccaaattgagctcagaatcgccaaaatattgagctcaaaatcgctgaaaagtgcttcctaaggccagaaaaggccaaaaaagaaaatgatcccaaattgagcttaaaaTCGCCAAAAAATGCTTCCTGAGGCCtggaaaagccaaaaaagaaaattatttcaaattgagctcagaatcgccaaaaaatgcttcctaaggccaggaaaggccaaaacagaaaatgatccaaaatcgagcccaaaatcgctgaaaagtgcttcctaaggccagaaaatgccagaaaagaaaatgatcccaaattgagctcagaatcgctgaaaagtgcttcctaaggccagaaaaggccaaaatagaacatgatcccaaattgagcttaaaaTCGCCAAAAAATGCTTCCTGAGGCCtggaaaagccaaaaaagaaaattatttcaaattgagctcagaatcgccaaaaaatgcttcctaaggccaggaaaggccaaaagagaaaatgatccaaaatcgagctcaaaatcgctgaaaagtgcttcctaaggccagaaaatgccagaaaagaaaatgatcccaaattgagctcagaatcgccaaaaatgcttcctaaggccaggaaaggccagaaaagaaaatgattccaaattgagctcaaaattgccaaaaaatgcTTCATAATGCCTGGAAAAGccataaaataaaatgatcccaaattgagctcagaatcgccaaaaaatgcctcctaagaccagaaaaggccaaaatagaaaatgatcccaaattgagcttagagttatcaaaaaatgcttcctaaggccaggataggccaaaatagaaaatgatcccaaattgtgctcagaatcgctaaaagtTCTCcctaaggccaaaaaagaaaatgatcccaaattgagctcagaatcgccaaaatagaaaatgatcccaaatttagcttagagttatcaaaaaatgcttcctaaggccagaaaaggccaaaaaagaaaatgatcccaaattgagctcaaaatcgctgaaCGTTCTCCTTaaggccaaaaatgaaaatgttcccaaattgagctcagaatcgctgaaaagttctCCCTaaggccaaaaatgaaaatgttcccaaattgagctcagaatcgctgaaaagttctccctaaggccagaaaaggccaaaattgaaaatgatcgcaaattgagctcagaagcgctgaaaagtgtttcctagggcctgaaaaggccaaaaaaaaaatgatcccaaattgagctcaaaatcgctgaaCGTTCTCCTTaaggccaaaaatgaaaatgttcccaaattgagctcagaatcgctgaaaagttctCCCTaaggccaaaaatgaaaatgttcccaaattgagctcagaatcgctgaaaagttctccctaaggccagaaaaggccaaaattgaaagtgaaaagtgtttcctagggcctgaaaaggccaaaaaagaaaatgatcccaaattgagctcagaatcgctgaaaagtgcttcctaaggccagaaaaggccagaaaagaaaatgatcccaaattgagcttaaaaTCGCCAAAAAATGCTTCCTGAGGCCtggaaaagccaaaaaagaaaatgatcccaaattgagctcagaatcgccaaaaaatgCCTtctaagaccagaaaaggccaaaatagaaaatgatcccaaattgagcttagagttataaaaaaatgcttcctaaggccaggataggccaaaaaataaaatgatcccaaattgaactcagaatcgctgaaaagtgcttcctaagcccagaaaaggcctgCTTCCTGAGGCCtggaaaagccaaaaaagaaaatgatcccaaattgagctcagaatcgccaaaaaatgcctcctaagaccagaaaaggccaaaatagaaattgatcccaaattgagcttgaaGTTATCAAAAAATGCTCCCTAAGGCCAGGataggccaaaaaagaaaatgatcccaaattgagctcagaatcgccaaaaaaatgcttcttaaggccagaaaaggcctaaaaaaatgatcccaaattgagctcagaatcgccaaaaaatgcttcctaaggccagaaaagaccaaaaacaaAAGATGATCCCAAGTTGTGCTTAAACTCGCTGAAAAGTTCtccttaaggccagaaaaggccaaaaaggaaaatgcTCCCAAATTGAACCTAAAATTGACGAAACTGCTTGTAAATGccagaaaaatccaaaaaagaaaatgatcttaaatttagCTCTGAATCGCCAAGCTTTGCGACTTTGACGATTGTCGGCGTGAAGAAGAGCAAAAAACCTTCGAAGGTGTTGAATAGAAGGTATTGCTGGATGATGATCCacgccaaacgcaggaacagcttaccTCAGTATTAAGAGTTACCCGTCAAACCATTTACAAATGAGTGCATGTTTTGGAAACTGTTGGCAATAGAGAAAAAAGCTTCCCGGTTTGTGAAGACTTTTATTTGAAGAATTACATATTCCTAAAAGTAGTACAGCATGAAATTTAACTGAGACGACAATGTTTTAATGCTACTTACTGTAGTAGCTCTTCCCTATCGCGCAACGTGATAACAATCGCGATATCCTATATCTCAATTATATTGGCCTGGGATGTAGTAAATTGAAAGATTGAATTTAATTTGTTACATATCTTAAATATAGTTAGCTTTAAGTTTTACCTCACGTGTAAGTCAAtccacggtgtctctggtagaaGAGACTTATCCGAAAAGAATTAGTATCGCTCTTATACTCATCATTCGAAAGCTCAAGGTGTCCTCTTTAATatgctactaaaattgaaatgttctatcggcgggtccagaaccattttttttcagacatttttttttttttgtaattgaaaagctgGTGGGATGGGAACTATGTATACTTATCAAGAGGAGCCCGATCAGATAGTTTTGAaaccttcaagttttgttttttcatataggggaaagtaggtaaagacggacactacGGGtgagatggacacttttaatatttcacaaactagaatgtattatgatagttgagtgatgcgaataccttctttatagtgtgttaatgcttttgagttgcattatcggttttcagcaagcaaactgtcaaatttataagtaaaacaaagaatattttcgtgaacgcgaaatttgatgtaatttttattccacggaaaatagtgaaaaactcgtgaaacttacgtgttttgatttgttcacaatagtaaagtgattaattagtctttcctcggttttctagtgaaaatacagcagattttcgatgttccgatgaagagctacgatcgtttgaaaaatgtacaACCAgatcgggcaagacggacacactaaggtagggaaagatggacacacggattttctaAGAGTTTTCATATGTAGCacctgttgtgtactacagatgttcacattTTACACCCGccagagaaaccagcagatattaatcatttagcagttagaacaggccatataggcggagaattttcgccttcatcgaaacccaccctctcaaactgttcacgtgatgtatagatggactctaataacggagagtaatgtatggccatcacttaacacataaatcaaaagaatactgaacgtactacatcttttttgtgagtgtccacctttaccttcgtagtgtccatcttacccacaccaagtgtccgtctttcccaaccatgacaaaaaacagcaatttgtagtcttatttttgaagacccaaaacacacaaaacttgaaggaagttcactaaaaccaaaaatggttatgaaaacaaatgaccttaagtttcaatttgtatgactactgcgatctaaatagcaatacctaagtaattatttagattaaaccttagggtgtccgtctttacctactttcccctaatgAAACAATGTTTGGCATAATAAGAGAACGGCGCAATTTTTAAtaacatcaaatgaaagctttgagttgctctataaaacgtattatgtaagctttgttttgttatataaataaaaacaaccctgAATATTTCAGTATGATCAGAGAACCCTgataatttttttgtatttctgaaacatattattcatttccatttcactagtttttcaattacaaatatatatattcgaaaacaaattgttctagacCCCCCAACAACCAGTACCAACAACAAGTGACTTGGGTTCCTCATAATGTAAAGCCAAAGAACGTTGCGCGTTGTTCGTTCGCCTGTGAACAACTGCTCCAGTAACAAAAAAGGGAAAGTTTTCTTCATCTGATCGTGATGATTGATGGAGAATTGATTTATACAGCAACCCAAAGAAAAGAGAGTCATGGGAACTGCTCAGTCATGTTTTTACGTTACCAGGTCGACCAAATACACACACTGCAAAAGTTATGCCGTGTATTTGGTGTTAATTATTATGAACTGTTgacatctcccagatggtctcgaacgTTATCGACTTCAATTGGTGCGATTAAGCCAAGCACTGTGTGATGGTGAACAATCACAATACGGAGCAGAGGCACGACAAAAGTGATTCTaatgcatgacaacgctcgccCTCATTCTGCcaaagtttgttaaaacttAGATAGAAACGCTCAAATGAGAAGTCTTACCTCACTCATATTTCCTAGATAACGCGTCGTCTAATTACTACTTGTTTCGTTCGTTGGCACATGGTCTGCCTGATCAGCAGTGCTGCACATATGGCCTAATTCGAGGATAGCCTCAACACACTTTTCGGGTTTGGACAAAGTTGTATCAAATAATGGGTAATATTTTGAATGATTTGCAGGCAGGCTtgtaaatggtcacggtagaaccacttttcaatgCGATAATCATCTTCTATTTACTCTGAACAAAGTTGACCAAACACGTCAAACGAGTACTCGCCACCACGacgtttttttcttcaaacgtatactaacatttttttctagaaattacGCACGTTGTAGGAATAGAtcaaaataacatcgccaaacgaataacagtgtgcatctctttgatgcACGAGTGTCGATTGACCATCCTATTCTTTCTGTGAGAGGTGACGGTTGTTCTACATTTACGAGCAAAAGCCTACTGTGACGCTAAGGaagcgaaatcaaatgaaagtgtAAAGCGTTCACAATATAGTTACTGTAtattttactagtctggcggagtgaATTAGGGAACCAGTTTGAACTGTTATAACGGGAACCAGTCAATGGAGATTCAATACGACTGGTTCCCGTTATAGCAGTTTTAATTGGTTCCCGAATCAACTCCGCCAGACTGTAAATATAGGGACTGTAGTTCACAAGCCTATTATTAGATGGTACTACGGAATTTCTACGGATTCTACGTTCTGCTTGGTCAGCGTATCGTAGTGATTCTCACAGGGCTTAACACACTTCTCACATCTTTAATGTGAGTTCCAATACGCATAGCCATAGAAATCGGACAGGTTGTGGATAGCGAAACAACCTCAAGATATGGAGGCTAGGTGAGAATATAATAGATAAATAACCCCGAACAAGCAGCAGGAGTTAGGGTTAGATAATGCGTAGTGAGCTTTACACAATCTCCCTTAACGGCGAGCCCAAGAATCTGGTGCGCTTTTTCTGCAGGAGGAACGGCCCAAACAGCATCTGTACTCCAGAAGAGCGGATAAAGTAAGAAATACGGTGTTCAGCCCCACCCATGACGGTGACATGGCAAAAAACACTTTACTGCGAATATTTAAGGAGAAgaaacggatcggaacaatcggctacGAATACAGGACACTGATTGGAAGCATGGAACTATAGATCGCTGAACATCCCGGGTGGCGACAGGATTCAACTGGATCAGCTGGAACTTCGTCTTTTAAGcattgtagcgctgcaggaactttgccggaaaggagaaaACGTACGGAAGATGTGTGACCACAAGgcccagagcggcggcacaagaAATAAGCGGTGTGCCGACTTCTCGTGTTGGGCAGGACgcaaagtcgtgtgatcaagtggcaggcgatcagcgtcAGAATGTGTGTAttgagaattaaaggccggttGTGCACTGCCCGCATAAAGGAAAACCCGAAGTTAAAAAGGAAGCCTTCTACATACAGCTGAAGGATGTCTACGACAGCTGCTCGCGGCGGGacatcgtcatcggagatgtgAACGCTAGGAAGGGAAAACCTGTATAAACCGGTGATCGGACAAGAAAGTCTGCACACCGAGACGAATAATAACGGCCAAAGATGCGTAAACtctgcagcttcccgaggattGGTAGTCCGAACTACATTCTTTCCCCGCgaggacatccacaaagccacttgGAAATTACTTGACAAACAAACAACAATCCTCGATGTGCTCATCGCAGGACGGTTTTTCTCGAACATCACCAGTTGATCGAGaatagctatggcagatcatgcacgagaacGAGGATATTCTCCCGGATAAACTGATGTGGCTGATCAAGGCTACCATGCATCGTGTGATGTGTTTCGTGCGTATATCGGGGATACACTCGAGTCATACCGAGGATTGatacaaggtgatggacttttctGTTTGCTATTCAACACCGCCCTCGAAGCTGTTATAGAaagagcgggcatcgacacgagtggtacaATTATCACTAAGCGGGTTCAGATTAAaggcttcgctgatgacttcgacatcatagcacgaaactttgtgacggtggaggaaacctacaccagactaaaagcgGATCAATGCGTCAAAATCAAAGTATATGAAGGGAAGAGGCTCCCAGAAGAACAATGTTAGCCTCCCACCCCGGATCATCGTGAAAGGTGATGAGCTTGAgatggtagacgagttcgtgtacttaggatcgctggtgtccgctgacaacgacaccagcaagGAGATCCGGAAACGCATTCCTACGCCTACTTCACACTTCGTAAGACGCTGAGATCCAACCGATTGCGCCGCAGTACGAAGCTGGAGCTGTACAAAACACTAGTTAGAGCGGTGGTTCTTCATGGGCTAGAGAAACGaaccatctacggtggagtacagactgaagacggataatggcgtagacgcatgaacTATGAGATGCACGCGCTGCTAAGCGAAATCCTCATTGCACATCTAGTTAAAGTTAACAGACTGCGATGGACCGGACACGTCGCAAGggcaccagaaacagaggaGCACAGCGTGCACAATGTCTTAATCAGATTAAAAGTGGCCTACGAGTGATCAGACGCCTAAGAGCATGACGCCTTGCAGCCCAGAACCGAGTGGAAGTGcaacgacttcttgatacaccACGAGCCACCCCGGCTCTAGTCTGCTAGGTCAACTGACATCGGTGAGCTGGACATGTCGGAGGTGTGTCGGACGACAAACCGTGTAACAACGCGTACACGATGGCTCGATCAGATTGACGAGTGATGAAACGCCTGGAATCATAGCGATAAACAATCCAAAATCGAGAGAAATGAATACGAATTCTTTAAAACTAAAGGTAAAAGATGGATGCTGTAAAAGGTGGAtcgatcattttctatatttattgCATAATATATGTCATATCTCGAAGCAAATCAATTATTATAACCTGAGAAGTAATTTAATTTACAGCATCGTCAAGGGCCCTGCACGTTGGAGAAAATTTTAGCCTTATGTCAAATATAGACTCGGACACCTTTTattacagacggtgttatgaacagatacgcaaagagtgaggtcgaaaacaccaagtgaaccgtcaaatcgaggctccaagtgtgcaaagtaaacaaactcatgtgtgttacttttcgtacagaatgtgtgttgcgatcagtttaaattctgtgaatcacgtACAATTATGGTTCCAACGAAAGatgtgttcgtcatgctcatgttatgagtgatgcattggaaattattataattgtataAACAAGCACTAAAACTCAGTAATacatccttacaaagtttcgaaattttattacactttctagtgcgtatgaaaagtcatgcgaaaataaatgtggttgccagaattgtttaaaataaaatattagcaaagggttgccatatttactgtttttctctttgcgtatctctttataacacagtctctaccTTTTATATACGAAATGGCACGAATTATGGTTCAACTGTGGTGCAACATAGTTCTTGTTGCAGACCCATAACGATGTTGCATTCAGCTCTATAACGGTTTCATAAAtgaaaaactttgtttttgtATGTGTGATGCAGATGTTACCGCTTGGTTCGTTTTCCGACACAACCATAAAAGTGACGTACCACACACCAGAGAGATACAAAAACACGCTACCTGTCACAGTCGGATTCCAGAGCAGTTCCACTTCCACATTCTCAGTCTTAGATTGATACTGATGCAAACCGGTTGACTGGCGATACGTCTTGTTCCGATCTGAGCTCAAAGTCGGTGTAATAAAAGTATACGGTTCAACTTCAGTTACTTCGTGTTCTAGCTAAGAAACCTCAAAAACGATGTCGTGGTACTATACTGTAAGTTTGATTGTTCATTTCCTGGATTGAGGAATTTAAGACTGAAACGTCTGTACTATAATTTCAGCCAAAACCAACCGTACTTCCAGCAGAAGATTTTGATGCTTCAGCAGATGCCAACGCCTTACGGGCTGCCATGAAGGGCATGGGTACGGACGAGCAGGCCATTATCGACATTCTCTGTGCCCGCAGCAATGCCCAGCGGATGCAAATATTGGAAACGTACAATAGCGAGTTGGATCGGGTGAGTAATGGTTGTAACATTTCAGCAATCCCCGGTGCGCGGGGCGTAGGCAATATACGTTATTAGTTTTAGCTATGTGGCCTTGACGCTTTTTATCGCGTCGTAGTAggtacgacgacgacgacgcgaTGAGTCATCATGGGAATTCGTTAGGCTTGATAGTGTACATATGTACAACATGAAGAATATGCGCTCTAGAACAGTACCATAGCTCAACTATGTCAGGATTTACTTTGATATAGTCACGTTTGGAGAAGAAGAATTGATTGGAATGATCAATGAGCGTACAAAAGAATAATAATGCCCAACAAACAATGTTGTAGGGTTACAGCTTATGAAGCTATTATTAAGAGAATTTCAATTGAACTGTTACACAACAAATTTTTTGTTGGCTAGTCAGAACGAGGGAATATTATCTAAAAATACGCAGGGTACTTAAAAAATGTACAGTCcctccacaattatgggtcacttttacgaaaATACGTTAACTCAGCCTGAtttatacgattgaaatgatttaaaaatttgcaaatttttccGAAAAGTAATAATTCTACCCGGTGTATTAAACGaaatgacccataattgtaataATGTTACATTTTACGGTGCGCAatattgtgggtcagtccatattttagcTTTTTTAATTACTTTTGCAAAATAATGCATGAAGactgaaaaaaataacttattagCAAGCACTTTTACTACAATAAAACAACTTTTATAATGtgttttgacgattttatagactaaattattttaaatgtcaaaagtgacccataattgtgtcttttgctatgaaagtgatatttttcttctcaaccgatttatacacatcagctgcagtgaaactaattatcgatcgaaagtacacatcagaacacagagttagatagtaaaacattggtAGTTGATAACTTCtccgattttatatttatttttgaacattcagacaacacgttgactgacccacagttgtagagggactgtataaCTAACAAATCGTCAGTAGTTTTGAGATACATCAGGCCATTCATATATAGCTTGGAATTGAAAATGGAAACTAAACAATATCAATCGCATAGTATATGCTCGCCAGGTTCGTCACTTCAACGTtgtgtttacgagaaaactcagttgtctctgaaaaaatgttggtagTTAGGGACGACGAAATTCGCAAGAATGAATGATGAAGCtatcttccattttttttccCAGTTTGAGCTCCAGGGCCACAATGTTTCTAACAAATTTGTAGCATGGATCAAAATTCTGTTTGGGGAGTGTCATGCCAAAAACatcaaatttgtaacggcctaatatATCCCTCAATCATTCATTCGTCATTCTGTGCACGTCTATGAAGAAACTTTGTTTACGTGTGTCAACCAATTAATTCCTCTCTTTTAAATATTTCCAACCACCCCCAGGACTTAATCGAAGACCTCAAGTCCGAATTAGGCGGCAAGTTCGAGGACGTCATCGTTGCGTTGATGCTTCAACCGGAGAAGTATCTGTGCAAACAACTGCACAAAGCCATGGACGGGCTTGGTACTAATGAGGAGGCTCTGATTGAGATTCTAGCACCGCAAACCAATGAGGAGATTAAGAAGATTGTCGACTGCTACGAAGAAATGTACAGTCGTCCTTTGGCCGAACATTTGTGCAGCGAAACGGACGGGAGCTTCCGAAGATTGTTGACCATGATCATTGTCGGTGCCCGTGATCCCCAGGGTACAGTCGATGCCGATTTAGCAGTGGAGCAGGCTACCCAGTTGTACAATGCAGGCGAAGGCAAACTGGGTACGGACGAGGAGGTATTCTATAAAATTTTAGCCCATGCCAGCTTCGATCAGTTGGAGATTGTTTTTGATGAATATAAGAAACAATCCGGACGTACAATCGAGCAAGCCATGAAAGACGAGCTTAGCGGTGAATTGTACGACGCTTTGAGTGCTATCGTCGAATGCGTTCAGATGGCGCCACATTTCTTTGCCAAGCGACTGCACAAGGCAATGGACGGCGCTGGCACCGATGATGGCAGTTTGATACGCATAATCGTGTCCCGTTCGGAGATAGATTTGCAGAATGTTAAAGATGAGTATGAGCAGATGTACAACAAGACGCTGCTGAGCGCTGTGCGGGTAAGTCTTCTTAAAGTTTGACATTAAGTTTGAAACCTCAACTACGTACGGCAATAaccgttttttgtttttgttttctgtccGTTGTTTTTCCCATTAACACAACCTACAACGAA
It includes:
- the LOC129717530 gene encoding annexin B10-like; translation: MSWYYTPKPTVLPAEDFDASADANALRAAMKGMGTDEQAIIDILCARSNAQRMQILETYNSELDRDLIEDLKSELGGKFEDVIVALMLQPEKYLCKQLHKAMDGLGTNEEALIEILAPQTNEEIKKIVDCYEEMYSRPLAEHLCSETDGSFRRLLTMIIVGARDPQGTVDADLAVEQATQLYNAGEGKLGTDEEVFYKILAHASFDQLEIVFDEYKKQSGRTIEQAMKDELSGELYDALSAIVECVQMAPHFFAKRLHKAMDGAGTDDGSLIRIIVSRSEIDLQNVKDEYEQMYNKTLLSAVRNECSGDYKRALCALIGEA